The Oncorhynchus nerka isolate Pitt River linkage group LG24, Oner_Uvic_2.0, whole genome shotgun sequence genome has a window encoding:
- the pln1 gene encoding cardiac phospholamban, protein MEKVQHTMRSAIRRASMVVDVPPQAKQNLQELFVNFSLILICLLLIYIIVLLIPM, encoded by the exons ATGGAGAAGGTGCAGCACACGATGCGCTCGGCCATCCGCAGGGCCTCCATGGTGGTGGACGTGCCCCCCCAGGCCAAGCAGAACTTGCAGGAGCTCTTTGTCAACTTCAGCCTCATCCTCATCTGCCTGCTGCTCATCTACATCATCGTGTTGTTGAT ACCTATGTAG